The following are encoded together in the Planococcus antarcticus DSM 14505 genome:
- a CDS encoding AzlD domain-containing protein, with the protein MNSWYWWMILGMAVVTYIPRAIPLTFLEGRELPEAVQGVLRNIPYAVLGALIFPAIFFIQENIWFGVIGAIAAFGIASAGANVMIVVLGSIAVLAVYSLFI; encoded by the coding sequence GGTGGATGATACTTGGCATGGCTGTAGTGACCTATATCCCTCGTGCCATCCCGCTGACTTTCCTGGAAGGTCGCGAGTTGCCTGAAGCAGTGCAAGGTGTTTTGCGGAATATTCCCTACGCCGTCTTAGGAGCGCTAATTTTTCCAGCTATCTTTTTTATCCAAGAAAATATCTGGTTCGGTGTCATTGGTGCCATTGCAGCATTCGGTATCGCTAGTGCAGGCGCAAATGTCATGATTGTCGTTCTCGGTTCTATCGCAGTGCTTGCGGTTTATAGCCTGTTCATCTAA
- a CDS encoding CsbA family protein, whose translation MESMVTKFFLSLLVPGLLVILFTRVTFNHIVALILTVALIAAAVYAGYTQTWLLFIANAASLTAGFWYSTRMFNRRKKAEAHENE comes from the coding sequence ATGGAATCAATGGTAACGAAATTTTTCCTGTCACTGCTAGTACCGGGATTGCTCGTCATCTTATTTACGAGAGTCACGTTTAACCACATTGTTGCATTGATTTTGACTGTGGCACTTATAGCGGCCGCTGTTTATGCGGGTTATACCCAAACTTGGCTGCTGTTCATCGCAAATGCGGCTTCTCTTACTGCCGGGTTCTGGTATTCCACAAGGATGTTCAATCGCAGAAAAAAAGCCGAAGCTCATGAAAATGAGTAA
- a CDS encoding PDZ domain-containing protein: protein MDLMLAIGGFFINPVLYIALLAAVLLGYYRVKKERKIFRIRIVYGLTEFKRLIKDGWLYALIFSVLFAGIGLVVPIGWLIALSIVSILLMVTTFYQAGSFIYLAAAAVGLSWLFDANEWSLNFGLFRFEGTEFNYQWLIPVALITGALVFTEGKMIDKAAAEAASPRLHKSGRGLKAAAYISKRLWLLPILLVVPGELIDSYAPYWPQLPIGETSFSLILFPFIFGFKGRSQRTLPVYLYPVVSKAVSTLGIIIVVPGLAALLWQPLAFVALAVGVIGRIAISVHFALKERSGNYAVTPQSQGVMIVDVLPGSPADKMGLLRGEVIRKVNGIAIANESELYEAIQVNAAHCRLEVLDHNLEVRLRQHVIFRHDHHRLGLLVVN, encoded by the coding sequence ATGGATTTAATGTTAGCGATTGGTGGATTTTTTATAAATCCGGTTTTATACATAGCATTGCTCGCTGCAGTGCTGTTGGGATATTATCGTGTAAAGAAAGAACGTAAAATTTTTAGGATTCGGATTGTCTACGGATTGACCGAATTTAAACGGCTGATAAAGGATGGCTGGTTGTATGCCCTCATCTTTTCTGTGTTGTTTGCAGGAATTGGCTTGGTTGTGCCAATCGGATGGCTGATTGCTTTAAGTATCGTTTCTATTCTATTGATGGTAACGACTTTTTATCAGGCAGGCTCGTTCATTTATTTGGCTGCAGCGGCAGTTGGGCTAAGTTGGTTATTTGATGCTAACGAATGGTCCTTAAATTTTGGGTTATTCCGATTCGAAGGAACAGAGTTTAACTATCAGTGGTTGATTCCTGTAGCACTTATTACAGGAGCATTGGTATTTACTGAGGGTAAAATGATTGATAAAGCGGCAGCAGAAGCGGCTTCTCCAAGGTTGCATAAATCAGGACGGGGACTTAAGGCCGCAGCTTATATTTCGAAACGTTTATGGCTGCTGCCGATTCTTTTGGTGGTGCCGGGTGAATTGATCGATTCGTATGCGCCATACTGGCCTCAGTTGCCGATTGGGGAAACCAGCTTTTCGCTGATTCTGTTCCCGTTCATCTTTGGCTTCAAGGGACGTTCTCAACGGACATTGCCGGTTTACCTTTATCCTGTGGTTAGTAAAGCTGTCTCCACTTTGGGAATCATTATCGTTGTGCCAGGTTTAGCTGCGTTATTGTGGCAGCCGTTAGCATTTGTCGCACTGGCCGTCGGAGTGATTGGGCGCATAGCCATCTCGGTCCATTTCGCACTGAAAGAGCGCAGCGGTAACTATGCGGTCACACCTCAGTCTCAAGGGGTTATGATTGTTGATGTGTTGCCGGGTTCTCCAGCTGACAAAATGGGCTTATTGCGCGGAGAAGTCATCCGTAAAGTAAACGGCATTGCGATTGCAAACGAGTCGGAGTTGTATGAAGCAATTCAAGTTAATGCTGCACACTGTCGTTTGGAAGTGCTGGACCATAACCTTGAAGTGCGTTTGCGCCAGCATGTTATTTTCCGTCACGATCATCATCGATTGGGATTATTAGTAGTCAATTAA
- a CDS encoding trans-sulfuration enzyme family protein: MTSIETKSVHTATMKERTIQSKVMPLYQTSAFSFSSLEELEGYYEGNGTYLYSRTANPNTDALGQTVADLEQAPKGVSASSGTSAILAGILSVVKSGDHVLAAQDVYGGTFHLLKEELVLMGIQVHFADFSDRSEIEQILIDFPEVKLLFSESITNPFLRLEDMEVLCQLKDHYGVRVMIDNTFATPYTMSPYLLGADLVAHSATKYLGGHSDVTSGVLVGDADLIGIAEKRVVNLGLNLSPFEAWLTIRGIKTLALRMKTQTANAVAIAAFLEDKARVWYPGVGAIVSFELPETVDVSKFFSSLGWIKIVPTLAGVETTVSYPYGTSHRALSTEEKEKVGVTRQVIRLSAGIEGIEDILEQLGTAFG, encoded by the coding sequence ATGACATCAATCGAAACAAAATCAGTGCATACCGCTACAATGAAGGAACGGACGATTCAATCGAAAGTCATGCCGCTTTATCAAACTTCGGCGTTTTCTTTTTCATCTTTGGAAGAGCTTGAAGGTTATTACGAGGGCAATGGTACTTATTTGTATTCACGGACAGCCAATCCGAACACTGATGCACTTGGTCAGACCGTAGCTGATTTAGAACAAGCACCTAAAGGAGTTTCGGCGTCTTCTGGAACTTCAGCGATTCTAGCTGGAATCCTATCTGTAGTAAAATCCGGCGATCATGTTCTAGCCGCTCAGGATGTTTACGGCGGAACGTTTCATTTGCTAAAGGAAGAATTGGTGCTGATGGGAATCCAAGTTCATTTTGCAGATTTTTCAGATCGTAGTGAAATCGAACAAATTTTAATTGATTTCCCTGAAGTCAAATTGCTATTTAGTGAATCAATCACTAATCCATTTTTGCGCTTAGAAGATATGGAAGTTTTATGCCAATTGAAAGACCATTACGGAGTGCGTGTCATGATCGATAACACCTTTGCTACACCTTACACAATGTCTCCTTACTTGCTTGGGGCAGATTTAGTAGCACACAGTGCGACAAAGTATCTAGGAGGTCACAGTGACGTTACATCTGGCGTTTTAGTTGGAGATGCAGACTTGATTGGTATTGCTGAAAAGCGTGTGGTCAATTTAGGGTTGAATTTAAGCCCATTTGAAGCATGGCTGACGATTCGCGGGATTAAAACCTTAGCGCTACGAATGAAAACACAAACAGCAAACGCTGTGGCAATTGCTGCTTTTTTAGAAGATAAAGCACGCGTCTGGTATCCAGGAGTTGGAGCAATCGTATCGTTTGAATTGCCGGAAACAGTTGATGTGTCGAAGTTTTTTTCATCACTTGGCTGGATCAAAATTGTCCCAACATTAGCTGGTGTGGAAACGACTGTATCGTATCCATATGGAACGTCGCATAGAGCACTTTCGACAGAAGAAAAAGAGAAAGTCGGCGTGACACGCCAAGTAATTCGACTGTCTGCTGGAATTGAAGGCATTGAAGATATTTTGGAACAATTGGGTACCGCATTTGGTTAA
- a CDS encoding peroxiredoxin family protein produces the protein MPKKIIGLLVLATMVVLVIIGAVKNNMAESEALDNMAIGSNVDFLPTDEGLAKGEKAPDFQLTALDGQEVTLSDYQGQKVLLNFWATWCPPCRAEMPHMQTYFDEHAEDENVVILSVNLTTEDKGLEEIEEFVEEFGLEFAIPMDEKGDVGATYQAVSIPTSYMIDTEGRIQNKVVGPMDLPMMEQLVEAME, from the coding sequence ATGCCTAAAAAAATAATCGGCTTATTGGTACTGGCCACTATGGTAGTACTCGTTATAATCGGGGCTGTTAAAAACAACATGGCGGAGTCCGAAGCGCTTGATAATATGGCAATCGGCAGTAATGTAGATTTTTTGCCAACGGACGAGGGCTTGGCTAAAGGAGAAAAAGCTCCAGATTTTCAGTTGACCGCATTAGATGGTCAAGAGGTCACATTATCGGATTATCAAGGACAGAAAGTGTTATTGAACTTCTGGGCGACTTGGTGTCCTCCGTGCAGAGCGGAAATGCCGCACATGCAAACTTATTTTGATGAGCATGCTGAAGATGAAAATGTAGTCATTTTGTCGGTCAATTTAACGACAGAAGACAAAGGGTTGGAAGAAATCGAAGAGTTTGTCGAAGAATTTGGACTAGAGTTCGCCATTCCGATGGACGAAAAAGGCGATGTTGGTGCCACTTACCAAGCGGTATCTATTCCGACATCTTATATGATTGATACTGAAGGGCGTATTCAGAACAAAGTTGTGGGTCCAATGGATTTACCAATGATGGAGCAATTAGTGGAAGCAATGGAATAG
- a CDS encoding murein hydrolase activator EnvC family protein, which yields MNSKSKWLLTGVSSVLALTLLIPTVNADTLSELQQEQQKMEEKQNELNSGITVKSTEINQNQSTLESIMAEIQDLENKIQETQSKISGVQGEIDQTIIEIDELKKSIVELERKIAERTELLQERARAIQLSGGSVDYIDVLLGANSFVDFIDRFSAVNTLIDADREIMSEQAEDKKLLGEQQAQVETKLAEQEERRAELVGLRESLDGQKAVQAGLVKDLKAEQERLAKEKTTLVQQRDETIDVSAELETKIVNEQARLAELARKAEEERLRKLAAERAAAEKAAAEKAVAEKATAEKATAERLAAERAAEQATAEKVAAENAASQKAASKPEASSAPASPSAPSTPTPAYSAPEPAVSVNTSSGFIRPTAGRFTSKFGWRDIGSGPEFHQGVDIANSKGTAIIAAANGFVSYAGSMGGYGNVVIITHSINGQTHATVYAHLNSIGVSVGQQVSQGQNVGGMGNTGRSFGDHLHFEIHVGPWNGGRTNAVNPASYISL from the coding sequence TTGAACTCGAAGTCGAAATGGTTGTTGACTGGTGTTTCATCTGTATTGGCGCTTACCTTGTTGATTCCAACAGTTAACGCAGATACTTTAAGTGAATTGCAGCAAGAGCAGCAAAAAATGGAAGAAAAACAAAATGAGTTAAATTCAGGTATTACTGTGAAATCCACTGAAATAAACCAAAACCAATCCACACTGGAAAGTATTATGGCTGAAATCCAGGATCTGGAGAACAAAATACAAGAAACTCAGTCAAAAATTAGCGGAGTTCAAGGTGAAATCGATCAGACTATCATCGAAATTGATGAACTGAAGAAATCTATTGTAGAATTGGAAAGAAAGATCGCTGAACGTACAGAGTTGCTTCAAGAACGTGCACGTGCCATTCAGCTGAGCGGAGGCTCGGTTGATTACATAGATGTATTGTTGGGCGCCAATAGCTTTGTAGATTTCATTGACCGTTTTTCAGCAGTGAACACATTAATCGATGCAGATCGTGAAATCATGAGCGAACAAGCGGAAGATAAAAAGCTGTTAGGCGAACAGCAAGCTCAAGTTGAAACAAAGCTTGCTGAACAGGAAGAACGCCGCGCAGAACTTGTCGGCCTTAGAGAATCATTGGACGGACAGAAAGCCGTGCAGGCGGGTCTTGTTAAGGATTTGAAAGCTGAGCAAGAACGCTTGGCAAAAGAAAAAACCACACTTGTTCAACAGCGTGACGAAACGATTGATGTGAGTGCGGAATTGGAGACGAAAATTGTCAACGAACAAGCCCGTCTCGCAGAGCTGGCTAGAAAAGCTGAAGAAGAACGCTTGCGCAAACTAGCGGCAGAACGCGCAGCAGCAGAAAAAGCAGCAGCAGAAAAAGCAGTGGCAGAAAAAGCAACAGCAGAAAAAGCAACGGCAGAACGTCTAGCGGCAGAACGAGCAGCAGAGCAGGCAACAGCAGAAAAAGTAGCGGCAGAAAATGCAGCCTCACAAAAAGCTGCAAGTAAGCCTGAAGCCTCAAGTGCTCCTGCTTCACCGAGCGCACCAAGTACTCCAACACCAGCATACAGCGCGCCTGAACCAGCAGTTTCTGTTAATACAAGTTCTGGATTTATCCGTCCAACTGCTGGGCGCTTTACTTCTAAATTCGGGTGGCGTGATATCGGTTCTGGACCAGAGTTCCACCAGGGCGTAGATATTGCCAACAGCAAAGGCACGGCTATTATCGCTGCGGCAAACGGATTCGTGTCCTATGCCGGTTCAATGGGTGGATACGGCAACGTAGTTATCATCACCCATTCGATTAATGGGCAAACGCATGCGACAGTTTACGCGCATCTAAATTCAATTGGCGTTTCAGTAGGCCAACAAGTATCGCAAGGGCAGAATGTAGGCGGAATGGGGAATACCGGACGTTCATTCGGCGATCACCTGCACTTCGAAATCCATGTTGGACCTTGGAACGGCGGCCGGACAAACGCAGTCAATCCAGCAAGCTATATTTCATTATAA
- the ftsX gene encoding permease-like cell division protein FtsX, whose protein sequence is MKARTMVRHFKESFKSLGRNSWMTFASVSAVTVTLLLVGVFVLIMMNLNKVADDLENDVEMKVFISLDATEETVQSLESQISEIPGVESTDFSTKEEELTDLVLDFGDELSLFEQNNPLFDVFYVKAVDPQQTEKVATGIAALENIERVEYGKDKIQKLFDFLNAGRNVGLILILALLFTAMFLISNTIRITIVARRREIEIMKLVGATNWFVRIPFILEGMWLGILGSIVPIGLVALLYNEVTKLVQPRLSGELFQLLEFTPFIYQVSALILLMGVFIGIWGSFMSIRKFLRV, encoded by the coding sequence ATGAAGGCTAGAACAATGGTGCGCCATTTTAAGGAAAGTTTTAAAAGCCTGGGACGCAATAGCTGGATGACATTTGCATCTGTAAGTGCTGTAACAGTAACGTTATTGTTGGTCGGTGTATTCGTTTTAATCATGATGAACCTGAACAAAGTAGCTGATGATCTCGAAAATGACGTCGAAATGAAAGTTTTTATTTCATTGGATGCTACAGAAGAGACAGTGCAAAGCCTAGAATCGCAAATTAGTGAAATACCAGGTGTCGAATCGACCGATTTCTCAACCAAAGAAGAAGAGTTGACGGATTTAGTTCTTGATTTCGGTGATGAGTTAAGCTTATTCGAGCAAAACAATCCATTATTCGATGTTTTTTATGTAAAAGCAGTAGATCCTCAGCAAACTGAAAAAGTAGCTACAGGTATTGCAGCTTTAGAGAATATAGAAAGAGTTGAATACGGCAAAGACAAAATACAGAAACTTTTTGATTTCTTGAATGCCGGAAGAAATGTCGGATTGATTTTAATCCTGGCATTGTTGTTTACCGCCATGTTCTTGATTTCAAACACGATTCGCATTACGATCGTCGCTAGACGTCGAGAAATTGAGATCATGAAATTAGTCGGTGCCACTAACTGGTTTGTCCGCATTCCATTTATCTTGGAAGGCATGTGGCTTGGAATATTGGGATCCATAGTACCGATTGGCCTGGTAGCGTTGCTTTACAACGAGGTAACTAAACTTGTACAGCCTCGTTTAAGTGGAGAACTGTTTCAGTTGCTGGAATTCACTCCGTTTATCTACCAGGTAAGTGCCTTAATTTTATTAATGGGCGTATTTATTGGCATTTGGGGAAGCTTTATGTCGATTAGAAAATTTTTACGGGTTTAA
- the ftsE gene encoding cell division ATP-binding protein FtsE, whose amino-acid sequence MIQMKNVYKKYPNGIVALNGLNVEIEQGEFVYIVGPSGAGKSTFIKMMYREERPSSGQMFVDDIDIATLKRRKVPMLRRQIGVVFQDFKLLTKLSVYENVAFALEVIEEKPEDIRKRVMEVLDLVGLKHKAKMFPTELSGGEQQRVSIARSIVNMPKVMIADEPTGNLDPETAWDIMNLFERINKAGTTVIMATHNQQIVNTRRHRVIAIEGGLIVRDVAGGDYGYEG is encoded by the coding sequence ATGATACAAATGAAAAACGTCTACAAAAAATATCCCAACGGAATTGTCGCTTTGAACGGCTTGAATGTTGAAATCGAACAAGGTGAATTCGTTTATATCGTGGGTCCAAGTGGTGCAGGAAAATCAACATTCATTAAAATGATGTATCGCGAAGAACGACCATCTTCTGGTCAAATGTTCGTCGATGATATTGATATAGCAACATTAAAACGCAGAAAAGTGCCAATGCTGCGCCGTCAGATCGGTGTCGTGTTCCAGGACTTCAAATTGCTGACAAAGTTGAGTGTCTATGAAAACGTAGCATTTGCGCTCGAAGTCATTGAAGAAAAGCCTGAAGACATCAGAAAGCGGGTTATGGAAGTATTGGATCTAGTCGGGTTAAAGCACAAAGCTAAAATGTTTCCAACAGAACTATCCGGTGGAGAACAACAGCGTGTGTCCATCGCAAGGTCTATCGTCAACATGCCAAAAGTGATGATCGCGGATGAGCCAACAGGAAATTTGGACCCTGAAACGGCCTGGGATATCATGAATCTGTTTGAACGCATCAACAAAGCAGGGACCACCGTTATCATGGCAACTCATAATCAACAAATCGTCAATACGCGGAGACATCGCGTAATCGCAATAGAAGGCGGATTAATTGTCCGCGATGTAGCTGGAGGTGACTACGGCTATGAAGGCTAG
- the cccB gene encoding cytochrome c551, which produces MKKQLMAMLFGATLLLGACGGGDETTEPEEAPADNGGEETASIDAEQVVQQNCISCHGENLEGAGNFPALNDVGSRLSQDEIRSIIENGQGAMPANIIEGDEADAVAEYLANMK; this is translated from the coding sequence ATGAAAAAGCAATTGATGGCGATGCTGTTCGGTGCGACACTTTTATTGGGCGCATGCGGAGGCGGCGATGAAACAACAGAACCAGAAGAAGCGCCTGCTGATAATGGCGGGGAAGAAACAGCCTCAATTGATGCTGAGCAAGTGGTTCAACAAAATTGTATTTCATGCCACGGTGAGAACTTGGAAGGTGCAGGGAATTTTCCGGCCTTGAACGACGTAGGATCGCGTTTGTCCCAAGACGAAATTCGTTCGATCATCGAGAATGGGCAAGGCGCAATGCCAGCCAACATTATTGAAGGCGACGAAGCAGACGCAGTTGCGGAGTATTTGGCGAATATGAAATAA
- a CDS encoding YitT family protein, whose protein sequence is MTKKNRRIRKDPHPLLTLFIDYASVIIGSTIVAISFNVFLLPNEVASGGVSGISTILKGLFEWKPAFVQWAFNIPLFAAGLILLGRNFGIKTAVGTVFLPLVVFLTESWEPWTQDPLLGALFGGIMVGLGLGIVFRGKASTGGTDLAAQIITKYTGWTLGTSVAMIDGFIVLAAALVFDIEKGLYALIGLYVTTKTIDLVQVGFGQSKLVYIITTKQMEIRDAIYEEVDRGVTELTATGGYSGTEKPLLMVVIPQTEFTRLKQLVKFIDPSAFVIVSDASEVLGEGFKRP, encoded by the coding sequence ATGACAAAAAAAAATCGACGTATTCGCAAAGATCCTCATCCCTTGCTGACTTTGTTCATAGACTATGCCAGCGTTATCATCGGATCAACGATTGTCGCTATCTCCTTCAACGTATTTTTATTGCCGAACGAAGTGGCTTCAGGTGGCGTGAGCGGCATTAGTACTATATTGAAGGGTTTGTTTGAATGGAAGCCGGCATTTGTTCAGTGGGCTTTTAATATCCCTTTGTTTGCTGCAGGATTAATTTTATTGGGGAGAAATTTTGGCATTAAAACCGCTGTAGGTACAGTGTTCCTGCCCCTTGTGGTGTTTTTGACAGAATCATGGGAGCCTTGGACGCAAGATCCTCTGCTGGGAGCTTTATTTGGCGGGATTATGGTAGGACTTGGACTTGGCATCGTTTTCCGGGGCAAGGCATCCACCGGGGGAACCGATCTGGCTGCACAGATTATCACAAAATATACCGGCTGGACTCTGGGTACCAGTGTGGCGATGATTGACGGCTTTATTGTTTTGGCTGCCGCATTGGTCTTTGATATTGAAAAAGGGCTATACGCATTGATCGGCTTGTATGTCACGACCAAAACCATTGATCTTGTCCAAGTGGGATTCGGCCAATCAAAACTGGTCTATATCATCACTACAAAGCAAATGGAAATCCGCGATGCTATCTACGAAGAAGTCGATCGCGGAGTAACGGAACTGACAGCGACAGGCGGCTATTCTGGAACTGAGAAGCCATTATTGATGGTAGTTATTCCTCAAACAGAATTTACAAGACTCAAACAATTGGTTAAATTTATCGATCCCTCAGCTTTTGTCATCGTCTCAGACGCTTCTGAAGTTTTAGGTGAAGGTTTCAAAAGACCGTAA